TTCCGCCGGTGATCTGCTCCGCACTCCGCACGCGCTCGAATCGGGCGCGCCGTCCATCTTTCGTCGGATCGCGGAATCTACGTGGTCGCTGCCGTTGATTTTGTTGTTGTGCCTCGCGGCGTACATCCCGGGCTTGTTCACGATTCCGCCGATCGATCGCGACGAGGCTCGCTTCGCGCAGGCCAGCCGGCAGATGTTCGAGAGCGTCGCGCTGCCGGAAGGTGCGCGGGATTCGGCGCGGCACGGCGGGGGGCTGGCTGTTCCGTATGTGCAGGATCGTCCGAGATTGAACAAGCCGCCGCTTGTCTACTGGTTGCAAGCCGCGAGTGCCGCGGTGTTTTCCGGGGGTGATTCGAAGTTCGATGCGATCTGGATGTATCGAATTCCGGGCGTGCTGTGTGCAATCGGGGCGGTCGCGGCGACGTGGCGGATGGCGCTCTCGATGACGGGAAGAACGACGGCGTTTGTCGCGGCGATCGGATTGGCCCTCAGTCCGGTCGTCATTCTCGATGCGCATCAGGCCCGGGCGGATCAACTGCTGCTGCTTTGTGTGGTTCTCACGCAATGGGCGCTCTGGCGGATCGTGAGGGGCGCGAGATCGCTGCCGATGGTTGCGTTGTTCTGGGTATTGATCGGGCTGAGCGTGCTGGCGAAGGGGCCGATTGCGCCGATGATCGCTGCTCTGACCGCGCTCGCGTGGAGCTTCGCACGCCGCGAATGGCGATGGCTTCTGGCTTTGCGTCCGTTGCTCGGGGTGGTGATCGTGGCGCTCGTGGTCGGCCCGTGGGTTTACGCGGTTGCGGCGCGAGTGGGCTTTGAGAACTACTGGAACACAATTTGGAACGAAACGATCGGGCGGAGCATCGAGGGGAAAGAGGGGCACTGGGGGCCGCCAGGGTATCACCTGCTGCTGTTGTTTTTCCTGC
The DNA window shown above is from Phycisphaeraceae bacterium and carries:
- a CDS encoding glycosyltransferase family 39 protein, which translates into the protein MDSAGDLLRTPHALESGAPSIFRRIAESTWSLPLILLLCLAAYIPGLFTIPPIDRDEARFAQASRQMFESVALPEGARDSARHGGGLAVPYVQDRPRLNKPPLVYWLQAASAAVFSGGDSKFDAIWMYRIPGVLCAIGAVAATWRMALSMTGRTTAFVAAIGLALSPVVILDAHQARADQLLLLCVVLTQWALWRIVRGARSLPMVALFWVLIGLSVLAKGPIAPMIAALTALAWSFARREWRWLLALRPLLGVVIVALVVGPWVYAVAARVGFENYWNTIWNETIGRSIEGKEGHWGPPGYHLLLLFFLLWPISLGIPGAIGSFGKSTRPGGDGRMRAGWRERLRQSCIARPRDAFLLAWIVPSWIVYEAISTKLPHYTLPLYPAMCILAAAWLVDLAASGETKPAGAFLHLTRFWFGTGLVVLIALGALALSPSWWGQLGWWASNLAGETSPRTSWWLVVPIVFMLVLFFAAGRRLERMRAVDSICFAAGAAIIGFGLLLGAVAPVALMLPTRVVKASGAQGVDLPVTMSGYTEDSLIFLTRGRIQKEDNSVAGPRVRIVSGREEPSADERNRAIILRGLNIAKGRCETVLVVPPEKGSSQVGESVR